The sequence below is a genomic window from Brevibacillus agri.
TCCAGCGAGGAAACGAAAACGTCGCGAACTTTTTTGCGGCAACAAGGAGCGAAGCAATGACAACGAATGCGAATACAGCGGCACTTCCCCGCTTGGGCGTAGGCGCGGTGATCCGCAACGAGCACGACGAGATATTGCTCGTGTGGCGCAATCGTCATCCGGAGAAAGATACATGGAGCATTCCGGGTGGAAAAGTCGATCCGTACGAGCCGCTTGAGGCGTCAATCATCCGCGAAGTGAAAGAAGAAGTGAATCTCGACGTCGAAATTACCGGCTTGCTCTGCATGGCCGAGACGATCCGGCCGGACGAGGCAGAGCATTGGGTGTCCGCCATCTACGAAGTCCAAGTGCAAGCGGGAACCGCACGCAACATGGAGGAAGGCGGAGCGATCGGAGCAGTCAAATGGTTCTCCCTCGCCGAGCTTCCCGCCAATCTCGCTTGCTTCACCGTGCCTGCAATCGAGCAGTTGCAAAAACGAACAGAACAGACAAGCTGTTCCTGAAAAAAGGACTGCGCAATCCTGGTGCGCAGTCATGTTCGAGACTGCCACGTTTTTTTCATACTTTTCCCTACTGATCCACAGATGCGGTCGACCGCCCGCCTTCCAGCAGCGAGACACCTGGCGCGGGGAGTGGCGTGCAGCGGGGGTGCAACGTGTGGCGGACGCCATGCCGCACGTTAGCCAAGCAGCAAGGCAATCTCCTCTTCCTCGCGCCCCCGGGCGATAGCGAGCGGGGTCAGCCCCCGTTTGTCCCTCCGCGCTTTGTCCGCTCCATGCTCCAGCAATACTTCGATGACATCCAGCCGCTCCTCTCCGTCTGCTACTTGCGTGTGCAGCGGCGTGCTCCCGTCGTCCGCCGCTGCGTTCACGTCTGCTCCGTGCCGGATCAGGAGGGCGGCAATCTGCGGATACAAAACGATATGCAGCGGGGTAATTCCTCGTCGTTACTGGCGCGGACATCTGCTCCTTGTCCTAGCAAAAATTCGATCAGCTCCTCGTTCTCCGTCATGACGGCCGCATGCAGCACGGAAAACTCGTACTCATCCTTGCCGTGAATCAAGGCAGGCTGCTTCTGCAAAATTCGTTTTACTTCGTCGAAATCGTCCATTTCCGCTGCCTCGTACAAATCCTCGAACGTATATGCCATCTTCAACGCCTACCTTTCCATGCAAACGATCGGGGAAAGCGCTGCTCGTACAGCCGCGTCAGCTTCTGCACCTTCGCCCACGCTCCCTTTTCCGTGTGAGAAAACTTGGCTGCGCCAAGTTATTCGTGCAGCCTTGGTTGCACTTATCCGGAATAAGAGTCTTACCCATTCTTATCTGTACCAAAAAACCGACTCCTGCTACTGCTACAAGAGTCGGTTTTCCTGCTTGATCTCCAACAGTTCCTCGCTTGGGCCTACCTGCCCGAAGCCGATGCTGTCCATCACATCCGCCAGCGTGTACTGCCCGAGAAACAACACAAGCTGCTGCTCGGCCTGGTTCATCAGCGCCTCCAGATGGCGGTCCAGTTGCACGCCAACCTCGCCGCAATCCAGCTCCTCCTGACTGTCTTCCTCGCGTTCGTCCGGAAGGGAGCGGTAAATATCGGCGAGCGTCAACTCCTTCGGGCACCTCGTCATGTAGTAACCGCCGTCGCGTCCTTCCTTTGCCTCCACGATGCCAGCCCGGTTCAACTGGGCCATGACTCGGCGCAAAAAAGTCGCATGCGTCTTCACCTGTGCGGCAATGGCGGAGCTGGACAGCACACCGCCGCTTTGCGCCAGCCAGACCAGCACGTGCACGGCAATCCGGAAGCGCGGCTTGGCAATCTGATCGATTCGATTCAGCTTCATGCAACCACAACCTCGCCGTTTACAGCTTGCAGGAACCGTCCGCGCAGTTGTCCCCGGCTGTCTTTTCCTTTTCATCCTGACCGACAAGCGTCAGAGGGGCAGCGGCGTTTTCTTCTTCCCATACTTTGTCCAGCACTCCCAGGAACACTTCGTCCGGCTGAGCGCCGGAAACCGCGTATTTGTTGTTGAACACGAAGAACGGCACGCCTTTGATGCCGATTTCAGCGCCTCTGCGCTTGTCTTCCTGCACCTTGTCGCTGTACTCGCCGCTTTTCAGCATGGCGAGTGCCGCTTCGCGGTCCAGCCCGACCTCGGAGGCAAGCTGCGCCAGCACCTCGTGGTCTCCCAGGTGAAGCGACTCGGTGAAGTACGCTTTCAGGAGGCGCTCCTTCATTTCCGTCATTTTGCCATGGGCAGCGGCAAAGTGAGCCAGACGGTGCGCGTCAAACGTATTCGTCGGAATCATCGTGTCAAAATGATAGTCGAGCCCGACGCTTTTTGCTTGCTGGGCCACGCGATCATTCATGCTTTTGGCCTGTTCCAGCGGCATGCCGTATTTGCTAGCGAGCACGCTGTGTATGTCCATATTCGTATCGCGCTCCATGGTCGGATCGAGCTGGAAGCTGCGGTAGACGATTTCTACCTGATCCTTGTTCGGGAATTGCGACAGTGCGCCTTCCAGATGGCGCTTGCCGATATAGCAAAACGGGCAGGCAAAATCAGACCACACTTCTACTTTCATGTATGCATCCTCCTCATATTCAACGGTTCAGCGGCAATCGCGCCAAACCGTAAACTGCAATCGTCACAAGCACATTATACACGATGCAGGGGAATGCTGCTGAACTTTTCAGGAGGAAGCGACACTTTGCCCGTCAGCGAGCCATGCGGATGATCCGGTCGCAGATCGTCTCCGCATCTTCTCTGTCATGGGTCACCAGTATCGTCGTGATGCGCGCTGCCCGCAGCAACTCCTGCAATTCCTCGCGTATTTTCTTTTTCAACTCTGCGTCCAGATTGCTGAACGGCTCATCCATCAACAGAATGGCGGGTCGAGGTGCCAACGCTCTGGCAAAAGCCACCCGCTGCTGCTGCCCGCCGCTCAGCTCATGCGGGTAGCGCTTGCCGAAGCTCTCCATTTGCACGAGAGCAAGCATTTCCCGAAGCCGTACCTCCCGTTCTTTTTTCGTCAGTCGATGCAGTCCAAACAAAATATTTTGCTCGACCGTCAAATGCGGAAACAGCGCATAGTCCTGAAAAATCATTCCGACTCCGCGATGCTCAGGCTCGACGAACTGCCGCGCATCGACCAGCACCCGTCCGTCGATGAGGATTCGTCCGCCCGCAGGAGCTTCCAGCCCCGCGATCAAGCGCAGCAGCGTGCTTTTTCCACAGCCGCTGTTTCCCAAAATCCCGACGATCTCGCCCTGCTCCATGCGCAGCGAAAAATTGCGCACGACAGGCCCGCTCCCCGCTCCGTAGCCAAACGTGATATTGTCCAGTTGAAAAAAGCTCATTTTGCCTGTCTCTCCCCTACCCAGTGATAAAAAAAGACGGAAACGATGCCGACCGCGACGATGAACAGCGACGGAATCGACGCTTGCTGGATTTGCTCATCGCTTGCGTATTGGTACGCCTTCGTCGCCAGCGTTTCGAAGTTGTAGGGGCGGAGCAGCAAAGTCAGCGGCAGCTCCTTGACAATCTCCATGAACACGAGAATAACCCCGGTCATGACCGCCCCTTTGATGAGCGGCAAATCGACCTTGAAAAAAGTCCGGGTCATCCCCATGCCGAGCATTCGCGCCGCCTCCGAATAGCGGTTTCCCGTCTTCTCAAAGCCGGCTTCGACCGCATTGAAGCCGACCGCCAAAAAGCGGATGATATAGGCAAAAACGAGCATGAACAGCGACATGCTAATCACCAGCTTGCCCTCTGGAAAGCCCAGCCAGGCGTACAGCGGACCCAGCTCTTTGTCGAGCGAAATCACGACGGCCAGCACGCCGATTGACAGCACCGCCCCCGGAATCGAGTACCCCATGGAAATCAGCCGCGTCATAACCATGGCGAATACAGATGTGCGGGAATAGCGAATGACGTTGGCGACCGTGACCGCAAGCAGCATCAGGAGCGCGATGGAAACAACAGAGATCGACAGCGTATTGGTCAAAAGCTGCACGAACCGCTCGTTCAGCACTTCCTGATACGTCCATGTTGCCCAGACCGCAAGCTGTGCCACAGGAATGAAAAAAGAAAGGGAAACGATCGCGATACAAAAGCATAGCGCGGCATACATGGGCAGCCCTGTCAGCTTTCTTCTGCGCAGCGTCGTGACCCGGTTCGTCGGCGAGCTGAACTTTTTGCGCTTGCGCACCAGCCGCTCCACGACAAAAATGCCGATAATCAGGCTCATCAGCCAGGCAGCCAGACGGATTGCCGAATCGACGTCGTACATGCCGAACCACGTCTTGAAAATCGCCGTTGTAAACGACTGAATGCCGAAGTGGTTAGTCACGCCAAAGTCGTTCAGCACCTCAAACGCGACCAGGCTCGCTCCCCCCGCAATAGCGGCCTGCGAGAGCGGCAACACGATGCGAAAAAAGATGTGAACCGAGTTTTTCCCCAGCAATCGGGCGTTTTCAATGAACGCCGCGCTCTGCTTTTCCAGAAACGTTTTCGTAATCAAGTACACGTACGGAAACAAAAACAGCGTGAAAATAAAAATGGCGCCCTTCATGGACATGATGTCAAAGTAGCGCTGATCGAACGTCCAGCCCCAGCCATTTCGCAAAAAAGTCTGGATGCTTCCGGTATAGCTCAGCATGTTGCCGTACGTGTAGGCCGCAATATACGGCGGGATCGCCAGCGGCAGCACGAAGGCGAACGCGAAAAAACGGCGCAGCGGAAAATCGTAGGCAGCCACCAGCCAGGCGAGCGAAACGCCTACGATGATCGTACAGGCTCCTGTTCCCAAGACGAGCCACAGCGATTCCAGGGCGTAATCGAGGAGCATGTACTCCTGAATGTGCTGCCAGTTTTCATTCGTGTGCGCAAACAGGCCGAGCAAAATGTAAAGAGACGGGAGAAGGGCCAAAATGGCCCCTGTCACGCTCAGCGCTACCCACCCGTTCAGCTTCCGTTTCAGGCTTCTTCGCAACGCAGCTCCCGTCATCGTTTATTTCCACCCTGCTTTGTTCATCAGCTCAACCGCTTTTTTGTTGTGCTCGCCAAGCTTGGCAAAATTGAGCTGCTGCGTCTTGAACTCGCCCCATTCTTTCAACAAGGCCGGCTTCTCCGCCTCCGCATTCACCGGGAACTCAAAGCTGCCTTGCGTCAACATCGACTGGCCTTCCTTGCTCGTGATGTATTCGATCAGCTTGACGGCGTTGTCTTTGTTTTTCGCATGCTTGGTCAAGCCGATGCCGCTAATGTTCACGTGCGTACCTGTCGTGTTTTGGTTCGGGAAAAAGACGCCGACGCTTTCTGCGACTTTCACTTCTTCCGCGTCTTTGGAATGCAGCATTTGCCCGACGTAGTACGTGTTCATCAGAGCGACATCTCCGACTTTGGCCGCGATCGCTTTCGCCTGGTCGCGGTCTCCGCCCTCTGGCTTGCGCGCCAGGTTGTTCGCCAGGCCCGTTGCCCAATCTTGCGCCGCCTGTTCGCCATTCAGCTCGATAAAGGAAGCGACCAATGACTGGTTGTACAAATTCGAGGAAGAACGAACGAGCACTTTGCCCTTCCATTTGTCGCTCGCCAAATCTTCATAGGTGGACAAATCTTCCGGCTTCACGCGGTCTTTTGCGTAGACGATCACGCGCGCGCGGGTC
It includes:
- a CDS encoding Fe(3+) ABC transporter substrate-binding protein, whose translation is MRKTSMLSLMLFTMLTVPFMAGCGAGQGESSASQPQAGTTAPKAEETAAKDKDQVVNVFTARHYEIDSKLFAEFTKQTGIKVNEVKGTAEELVERLKREGESSEADLFITVDGGVLNYAKQNGVLQPIASAEVEKNVPSQWRDPDNEWIGMATRARVIVYAKDRVKPEDLSTYEDLASDKWKGKVLVRSSSNLYNQSLVASFIELNGEQAAQDWATGLANNLARKPEGGDRDQAKAIAAKVGDVALMNTYYVGQMLHSKDAEEVKVAESVGVFFPNQNTTGTHVNISGIGLTKHAKNKDNAVKLIEYITSKEGQSMLTQGSFEFPVNAEAEKPALLKEWGEFKTQQLNFAKLGEHNKKAVELMNKAGWK
- a CDS encoding DsbA family oxidoreductase; the protein is MKVEVWSDFACPFCYIGKRHLEGALSQFPNKDQVEIVYRSFQLDPTMERDTNMDIHSVLASKYGMPLEQAKSMNDRVAQQAKSVGLDYHFDTMIPTNTFDAHRLAHFAAAHGKMTEMKERLLKAYFTESLHLGDHEVLAQLASEVGLDREAALAMLKSGEYSDKVQEDKRRGAEIGIKGVPFFVFNNKYAVSGAQPDEVFLGVLDKVWEEENAAAPLTLVGQDEKEKTAGDNCADGSCKL
- a CDS encoding RrF2 family transcriptional regulator, which gives rise to MKLNRIDQIAKPRFRIAVHVLVWLAQSGGVLSSSAIAAQVKTHATFLRRVMAQLNRAGIVEAKEGRDGGYYMTRCPKELTLADIYRSLPDEREEDSQEELDCGEVGVQLDRHLEALMNQAEQQLVLFLGQYTLADVMDSIGFGQVGPSEELLEIKQENRLL
- a CDS encoding ankyrin repeat domain-containing protein: MAYTFEDLYEAAEMDDFDEVKRILQKQPALIHGKDEYEFSVLHAAVMTENEELIEFLLGQGADVRASNDEELPRCISFCIRRLPPS
- a CDS encoding ABC transporter permease, giving the protein MTGAALRRSLKRKLNGWVALSVTGAILALLPSLYILLGLFAHTNENWQHIQEYMLLDYALESLWLVLGTGACTIIVGVSLAWLVAAYDFPLRRFFAFAFVLPLAIPPYIAAYTYGNMLSYTGSIQTFLRNGWGWTFDQRYFDIMSMKGAIFIFTLFLFPYVYLITKTFLEKQSAAFIENARLLGKNSVHIFFRIVLPLSQAAIAGGASLVAFEVLNDFGVTNHFGIQSFTTAIFKTWFGMYDVDSAIRLAAWLMSLIIGIFVVERLVRKRKKFSSPTNRVTTLRRRKLTGLPMYAALCFCIAIVSLSFFIPVAQLAVWATWTYQEVLNERFVQLLTNTLSISVVSIALLMLLAVTVANVIRYSRTSVFAMVMTRLISMGYSIPGAVLSIGVLAVVISLDKELGPLYAWLGFPEGKLVISMSLFMLVFAYIIRFLAVGFNAVEAGFEKTGNRYSEAARMLGMGMTRTFFKVDLPLIKGAVMTGVILVFMEIVKELPLTLLLRPYNFETLATKAYQYASDEQIQQASIPSLFIVAVGIVSVFFYHWVGERQAK
- a CDS encoding ABC transporter ATP-binding protein; this encodes MSFFQLDNITFGYGAGSGPVVRNFSLRMEQGEIVGILGNSGCGKSTLLRLIAGLEAPAGGRILIDGRVLVDARQFVEPEHRGVGMIFQDYALFPHLTVEQNILFGLHRLTKKEREVRLREMLALVQMESFGKRYPHELSGGQQQRVAFARALAPRPAILLMDEPFSNLDAELKKKIREELQELLRAARITTILVTHDREDAETICDRIIRMAR
- a CDS encoding ankyrin repeat domain-containing protein, whose amino-acid sequence is MYPQIAALLIRHGADVNAAADDGSTPLHTQVADGEERLDVIEVLLEHGADKARRDKRGLTPLAIARGREEEEIALLLG
- a CDS encoding NUDIX domain-containing protein, which encodes MTTNANTAALPRLGVGAVIRNEHDEILLVWRNRHPEKDTWSIPGGKVDPYEPLEASIIREVKEEVNLDVEITGLLCMAETIRPDEAEHWVSAIYEVQVQAGTARNMEEGGAIGAVKWFSLAELPANLACFTVPAIEQLQKRTEQTSCS